A region of Corvus cornix cornix isolate S_Up_H32 chromosome 3, ASM73873v5, whole genome shotgun sequence DNA encodes the following proteins:
- the LOC120411809 gene encoding LOW QUALITY PROTEIN: uncharacterized protein LOC120411809 (The sequence of the model RefSeq protein was modified relative to this genomic sequence to represent the inferred CDS: inserted 4 bases in 3 codons; substituted 1 base at 1 genomic stop codon): protein MSGRHQRSIFCVKYSEGKLSRETVHVVGATGVTETRPFFQPLKFKLGKHWVTHQFLYMPNSPKPLLGRDLLEKLEVEIKFKRGEGVRVIIPETKFIKVAALFIQDRCGEIPIGVEHAVNLIVWASDVQGRSKQAEPVSIALKPGATLVRQNQYPLKLESRKGLAPIIEKFLQHGLLVQCESRYNMPILSVKKADGKSYRLVQDLRAINKITEDTHPVVANPYTHLTTXTDELGCFTVVDLKDAFFCIPVHKNSQDLFAFEWENPETGRKSQLTWTVLPQGFKNSPTIFGNQLAKELEDWRRQEPGGVILHYVGDILIAAKTSXTVSLLNFLGQSGYRVSKDKAQIAKATVVYLGLEIFRGHRQLGKDQKEAICRLSEPHTVREMQAFLGMVGWCHLWIANYELLVKPLYGAIKAAENGIIIWTESTRAAFKQLKHSLMSAPALGLPDLTKPFELFIHERLNVALGVLAQRLGNQRRAVACFSKXLDNVSQGWPGCLKAVAATVILIQEAWKLTLGQHIVVYVPHTVAAVLEQKGGHWLSSNRLLRYQSLLLEQDDVTLKTTSVVNPTMFLSSTLTDDVPEHDCRQXKEVYSSRPDLKDMPLENPDWELFTDRSSFMRNGKLMTGYAVTTQDKVIKAKALPADVSSQKAELIALTRALDLSEGKKANIWTDSKCAFSVVHAHGAIWKERGLLNAQGNQIKHAEQLLALLESIKKLTEVAIMHCRGHQKGKTTPELGNCFADETARAAEKGILAVIPQKKIDLSGFTPKYD from the exons ATGTCTGGTAGACACCAGCGCAGCATATTCTGTGTTAAATACTCAGAAGGGAAACTGAGTCGTGAAACTGTTCATGTAGTTGGGGCAACAGGGGTAACTGAAACACGGCCTTTCTTCCAACCTTTGAAATTTAAACTGGGGAAGCACTGGGTAACTCATCAATTTCTTTATATGCCTAACTCCCCTAAACCATTGCTGGGGAGGGACTTGTTAGAAAAATTGGaagttgaaattaaatttaaaagaggGGAGGGCGTACGAGTTATCATTCCAGAAACTAAATTTATCAAAGTTGCTGCACTATTTATACAGGACAGATGTGGTGAAATTCCCATTGGAGTTGAACATGCTGTCAATCTGATTGTGTGGGCCAGTGATGTTCAAGGAAGATCCAAACAGGCAGAACCAGTGAGCATTGCACTCAAACCAGGAGCTACACTGGTAAGGCAAAACCAATATCCTTTAAAATTAGAAAGTCGCAAAGGACTGGCACCTATAATTGAAAAATTCCTCCAGCATGGGTTATTAGTGCAATGTGAGTCCAGGTATAACATGCCAATCCTTTCAGTAAAGAAAGCTGATGGTAAAAGTTACCGGTTAGTCCAAGATTTGAGGGCAATTAACAAAATTACAGAGGACACACACCCAGTGGTTGCCAATCCATACACACATTTGACCAC GACAGATGAATTAGGGTGCTTTACTGTTGTGGACctgaaagatgcatttttctgcattcctgtgcATAAAAACAGCCAGGatctttttgcttttgagtGGGAAAATCCCgaaacagggaggaaaagtcAGCTTACTTGGACAGTACTACCCCAGGGTTTCAAGAACAGCCCAACAATATTTGGAAACCAGCTAGCAAAGGAATTAGAAGATTGGAGGAGACAAGAGCCAGGAGGGGTTATCCTTCACTATGTTGGTGACATCTTGATTGCAGCTAAGACCA TCACTGTAAGTTTGTTAAACTTTTTGGGACAGAGTGGGTACAGAGTTTCCAAAGACAAGGCACAGATTGCCAAGGCAACAGTAGTTTACTTGGGTCTTGAGATCTTCCGTGGACACCGACAGCTCGGCAAGGATCAGAAAGAAGCCATCTGCCGACTTTCAGAGCCCCACACCGTGAGAGAGATGCAAGCCTTTCTGGGAATGGTAGGTTGGTGTCATTTGTGGATAGCAAATTATGAATTGTTGGTGAAACCCTTGTATGGAGcaataaaagcagctgaaaatggcATTATAATTTGGACTGAAAGCACAAGGGCTGCATTTAAACAGCTGAAACACTCTCTAATGTCAGCTCCAGCACTGGGCTTACCAGACTTGACTAAGCCTTTCGAACTTTTTATACATGAGAGACTTAATGTGGCACTGGGCGTATTAGCACAGCGCCTCGGAAACCAACGGAGGGCTGTGGCCTGCTTTTCCAAATAGCTGGACAATGTTAGCCAAGGGTGGCCTGGGTGTTTGAAGGCCGTGGCAGCTACTGTCATCCTGATTCAAGAGGCCTGGAAACTCACCCTTGGACAACACATTGTAGTGTATGTGCCACATACAGTAGCTGCAGTACTGGAACAGAAAGGAGGACATTGGCTGTCCAGCAACCGGCTGCTTAGATATCAGTCACTGCTGTTAGAACAGGATGATGTTACCCTGAAAACAACTTCTGTTGTTAACCCTACCATGTTTCTGTCCTCTACCTTAACTGACGATGTGCCTGAGCATGACTGCAGAC GCAAGGAGGTCTATTCCAGCAGACCAGACCTGAAGGACATGCCCCTAGAAAATCCAGACTGGGAGCTGTTTACAGACAGGAGCAGCTTCATGAGAAATGGTAAACTAATGACAGGTTATGCAGTAACAACCCAGGACAAGGTGATCAAGGCGAAGGCCCTGCCGGCAGATGTGTCATCACAGAAAGCTGAACTGATTGCACTGACAAGGGCCCTAGACCTGAGcgaaggaaagaaagcaaatatatgGACTGACTCTAAATGTGCATTTAGTGTTGTCCACGCCCATGGAGCCATCTGGAAGGAGAGAGGACTGTTGAACGCTCAAGGTAACCAGATCAAACATGCTGAACAACTCCTTGCCCTCTTAGAGAGCATCAAAAAACTCACAGAAGTAGCTATCATGCATTGTAGGGGTCACCAGAAAGGGAAAACCACTCCAGAATTGGGAAATTGCTTTGCTGATGAAACAGCAAGGGCTGCAGAAAAAGGTATTCTTGCAGTAATTCCACAAAAAAAGATTGATTTGTCAGGGTTCACCCCAAAATATGATTAG